The window AGCACCAAACCCATTGTTGTGTGTATAAGCGCCCTCTACTCTGTGTGACTCTGCGCACTCAAGAGAGAAGTCATGCATTTGCTAGTTTAGATGGCAACATACGAGCACATAAAGAGGAACGGGTCACTTTtcaggaggcgaggcgcatTGTCTGTCTTTTgtgaaggcgcggcgagacgccctCTCAggaacgcggcgcggctctctgcttTCGGCTTTGTTTTTCGGCTCTCACTACAGCTCCTAAGAAACTCCATTCGATTCTTAAACTTTGCTCGGAATCCAAGCGTTTTCTGCCATCAAGAGTACCTAGAGATCCGAGAGTCATGTCGACAGCAGGGCGAACGAAAAAGCTTCCCTTCACTCGCAGCGATTCCTGCCAAATCCTAGAGTCGCGTTTTCTGCCTTACCCATTCCTTCCGGTTGCTTTGAGCTACTGCCGACATGCACTCTGAATCTGTGTTGAGCTGTTTGTATGATtgacagcggcagctgcagaaatGCGGATTCGTCCGGGTCTACATTCGCATGGGCTGCTCCATTCCAGGGCGGTGAATCGTCGCTGCGCCCTACCAGAGGAGGCGTCACAGCGCGCCTTTGAGTGGTGCAGCATTTCATCTTTGAAAAAACTTTACAACAtgctctgcggaggcgcaatGTTGAGACGTGCGTCGATGCGCGAAGCAGCAAAGGGGTGACCCGCGCATCTTCCGCGAGCCGAGATCGAGTTCAACACGGAAACCACTCTCCACAGCGAGGGCGTGTGGAAGCATCGTGTTCGcacacgacgacgcgccgcgcgcgtgcctgcAGCTGAAAGTCGTGAGCGCTTTTTTTATCCAAAAAAAATTGTTTACAAATCCTTGCTGAACACGGGTCCTCGAGAGGTTCCCAGTTTCTAACGCCTGGAGGAGGGGCGTGTGCAGAAGCCTTCAAATCCTAGGCATGTGGGCTGAGGCCGATTTCGCTGCGTGATGCACACAGAACTAGATGAGACGAAGCACAAAAATAGAAATAAATTGACAACATTCCGCTTTAATCTGCTTCTcacggcctcttcgcctcgctcttgTCCTGCACGCGAACGACGGAGCCGTCGCCGACTCCAAAGAAgtcgagagacgccgcgtcgTCATCCAGCGGCGTGCTCACCGGCATGTGCTGacacagaaaagagagagagcgcagagaaCTGAAACATGGAACCTCGGATACCGGGGGCCTGAAGCTTTCAGAAACGTTCGGTACCGGCGAGCAAAGGTCAAGTTCTAAAGCTCGAGAGCAGCGGTCGGGTGGAGCCCTTCAGAGGCACACgctggcagctgcagctAGTTCGTGTTGACAGCAATAGGAAGTAGTTTCGCCTGCATGCGACACCCACGGCGCACTCTTCTGCGACCTCTCGAATCCTCTCCTCTAACTCTGCAGCATCTTCACAGCCCCGCCGCtactctgcgcctgcgctggcATGTCTGAGCCTCACCCCGTCGTTGTACAGCAGCTCGGTGTGGGCCACTGGCAGCCCGAAGAGCCGCATGCAAAGCGTCTTGAGGTCTCTGTTGACGGAAAAGAGACGAACCGGCCGGCGAGTCAAAGTGAGCCGAAATCCTCAAGCACGCTGTCTACCTGTCCACCTGTCTCTATCTCTCGGCCTGTCTACCTGTACGTCTGTCGATGTCTATCTATCGACTACCTATCTTTCTATGTTATTTATCAATCGATCTGTCTATATCTCTCTCCAGTTATCCGTCTATTCAATCCACCtatcttcctctctctctccgcgcaggaCTCGCGAGGGAAGTGCGTTTCGAACGTTGCTGGTGTTTGCGCATCCGGGTTCGCTTGCCCCGTGCATCGGGGGCCGCTTGGCCGCAGTGTCAATGGCAGGCGTGAGCGATCCGACAGATTTTCTTCTCCAGGTCGCTCCGAAGAGGACGAACTTCAGACAGCCTCCAGGCACACATCCCTCTGGGGCGCCTGCAACCGGCCTGCTCGCCTTACCGGACTCTCATGGACTTGGGCACGCGCTTCTTCACCGGCAGTTTGTGAAAAattgccgccgcgtctggcTGAAGGAAAACCTCGATCAACATGGAGGCGAgcaccgcgccgcctcctccttcgcttTTGGCGTCATCTGTTCAGAtcgcagacgaagcagcgcgGAAAGGGCCCCTGGGCGCGCGAAAAGGGCCAACGCCAGCCACCGTAGTCTTTTAAGCGAGGCATGCAGACACTACTGTGAGGCATTTCCAAGAGAGAGTGACGCACGCACGTCTCAAGGGCTTGAGATGCTGTATAAGTTTCGTGGGCGCTGCGAGGAGTGCTTTGTCGTTGAGGAGTGCGAGGGGTGACCGCTGGGCCTTCTACGGCAGAACTCACCTCCGAGAGAAAAGTCTCCGTGGGCCTTCGTGAGGCGATCGAGTAGAGCTTCGTGAACCGAGCACGTCTgcagaaaaagcagaaaacgcgCACGCCGGACTCCGCGACTCCAGTGAGAGCGCACGCCTCCTAAAAAGGCCCTACGTAGGACTGATGTCCCCTGGGCACCGCCGAGACTCATACACCACGATTTCAACACCGTGTCTGCGCTGCCTGTCCCGGGGCTCGAAAAACGGATGCCCTCTCTGTCGAGTTTCACATCTCCAGTTTACATACATCCCGGACTCtccggtgtacgtacagcagCCTCACTTGGTCAACGCCCTGGGCCGGCGGGCGGAGGACCTCCACGAGTCCGAGAGGGACGGGGAGAGCGCTGaattcgccttcttcgttcgCTCTTCGGATCCGATGCAAAAGAGACAGGGTGTAGCGTTCAGCCGCACACCTGTCGGCCTTCGAGACGGTGCCACCACTGAGCACCTTTAAGTTAGGAAACAGGGCAATCATAACCTGAGGGGGGAGGGAAAGGGGCAGCGCAGCTGCAAGAGAGACCTCGTGGAGCCCCATGTGCAGGCAAAGAATCAAACAAGAGAACTCAACAGCTGTCGCACCCAAAAAACTCAGACACAAAGACCTGGCCACGCTCCGACCACAAATGCCCCTAcgtacatacacacacatacaaacacgcatgcatatatatatgtacatgtacaGCATATTGCTCAAGTTGAAATGCATTGTATCAGTTATCTGTCATCAGAGTGATAGGCGCTCAAGGCGCTTGCTATTCTCAGCGCTTCCGGTGGCTGATTGTCGCGAGTCCCCTCCCTGTTTCGCGCTCAATTCACCATCTTCGGGTTCGCTTTCTGTGCCTTTTCGAGCTTTTTTCTCCCGCGTTCGTACCTGTcgctgcggagaggaggccCCGAAGCCCGCAGCAACCGGAGCAGGCTTATCTCTGGCGTTTGCGCTCGGCTGCACGAGCAGCGGATTTCCTTGCAGCATGAGGCGCTCCAGGCGCGGAAAGAGCCGCGCAAGCCACGTGACAGTTTCCCTgaggcagccacgcggcccgcagacgcacagaCCGCCTCTCGAGACAACTGCATCTTTTAGGAACGCAAATGTGCACCAAACGCTGAAAAACAAAGCCCGAGtctccccccttccccccccctccccggcTCAAAAGAAGGGCTCCGCTAGTGCatgccagcgccgcgcaagGCAGCCGCGAACAAACTTAACACAGAGAAGGCAAGACACGTTTGAGGCGCAGAGTTCTCTAGTCGCTGCCAGTGACGGGCGCGCTCAGGCTCGAATGTGGCCGCTTTCTAGCGCTGCGAATTCTTGGGCACTCACCAGGCGTCGAGGCAGTTGTCTTCCAGGCAGAGCTCGGTGACTCGTTCTCTCTGCTCTTCAGACATGGAAAGCGCCCAGCTCAACGCTgaccgctcgcgcgcctcgacttCGCCTCCCCCCTTTCCTAACCAGGAGGCCTGGTCTCCCTCTGGGGCTGCTGGAAGCAGTTTAGCGGAAGAAAGCTCTGgtgtctgcgcgtcgtctttcttctccccctGGGTCTCTGCGACTGCAGGGCTTGGGGGCTGGCCAGGCTCCCGCGATGTACGTACACGTGCGAAGTCACCCAGCGCGCAGTCCACGGCGCAGATCGTGGTGAGGCGCGGAAGGTGAATCaggcaggcgaagagcgacTCCCAGCTGTCGAGGATGTTCTCAGAAATATCCAGCCCCTCGAGGTCGTGGAAGACGCATCTCGGAttcgcgtccgcctctgcgccttcatcttcttttctctgttcGCTTGGTGCAGCGCCGTGGgcgggaaggcgcgcggcgggagcgAACAGAGGAAGcaacgcagaagacgagaagccgTTCGCGCGAATCGACAGCCGCACGagctgaggcgcgagcgTATCGAACGCCAGGAGCTGTGGAAAGACAAAGAGgacagcgcgcgagagaaagagtcGGCAGTGCGTAGCGAGGAGCAAGGatgaaagaaaagaagaaaggaaacgTCCGCGGAACCTTGGGCTGGAATGCGAGCTGCGAGCACGACAGCAGCTGATTTCCATGACCCACGTTCCTTTGCCCCGATTTGTTGCAGAGTCTTTCGCACGTGTCTCTTCAGGTCGCCAGGCCGAACGCACCGACGAGCTTTCCTTTTACTTCCTTTTCTCGAAATGCCCTGAAACTCTTTTTTCAAAGAAGTGTGCCGCCCGAAGGCCTCGCTAGGCGAAGAAATGTGCCGGTAATTCTCACCTCCTCCCAGGTGATAAAAGTCCGGTCGAGCTGCAGGTCTCTCAACTCAGAGAGAACAGGGGGAACGCTGAGCTCTGGCTCGCCTGCGTTGTTTTCTGCGAGTTCTGCCGACGTGCGAGATCTCCGCGAGAGAGCTGTCGGCAGCGTGGAAGCCTGcaagcgagcgccgcagagcgacagcgactggaggcgcggcgccgcgcgcaagaTGCCGAGGAGCTCCTTCCAGTCCGTGATGAGGCTGTCCGACAGCGACAGGAAGCGCAGGTCtgcgggagagacgcgaggccaCACAAGCCAACTCACAGTCTGAGAGGGCTGAGACGCTCCAGCGGGGGCGCCGAAAGCGGTGAAAACGCGAGGCTCCAGCAGAAACAGGAAAGAAGCAGTCGATTCGCTGACCGCACACAACAGACAGCATCTGAAGGGGGCGTTTCGTGACCAGCATGTTCAGTGCATTAGCCGAGCATAGTTGAGACGATAGTAGCTGTTGCGGGCACAGATTGTAGATCCCAGTCAACGCAAGGAAAATAGCAAGGCATCCTTCGGCGAACGGCAGCCCTGCCCAGTCGcaagcgccttcgcgtcttgCAGCGCAAACGTCCACCGCAGGCGCAAAGAGCATGCATGGAGCGACGCAGTCGCAACAATGTGAATCTTCACGCATTGCAAAGAAAGGATTCCGTCGAACCTCTGTCTGTCGAGGAGCGAAGGCGTGTGCACAGATGACCCTGCGCGTCGGAGCTGCGCAGGACGTATCTCTGTCGGCGCCCCGTCGAGGCTGCCGCCAGTCGCTGTCCCCAGAGCCCCGCTTTCTTTTTGAAGGCGAGTCGATCTCCACCTCGTCTTCTTTGCGTCCTCTGGCGTTCCGACACGGCGCTTCGCCCCAAAACGCCTCAAAAGTTCTTACTGGGAAgcacgaggcgcggcgaaggccccGCAGAACGaatcgcgcagctgccgttgAAGCTCATCGCGTTCAGCaggtggaggcgcgcgaagtgTGCCTCGGCCTTCAAGCAGCAGCACACAAAGTGACAAGGCTGCCATGAGAGAGACGCAAACGCAGCATGGATGCAGGGCGAAAGCGTTTGCAGTCTGAATAATCAGAAAAAGTAGAAGGCGAGCGTTCCCAGCATGTGCGAAATTGGAATACAACGCTCGCGGTCACCGACGGGAAGTCCAGTTATACGTCGATTCATTTTGATCGCTACCCTTGTGTACATCGTTGTATTAAGAGAGAAaatacagatagatatagatcTATAAATAGATTCACATACAAATACAGATAGAGATAAGCTGATAGATGTGGCTGTGCATGCCCTACGAGTATGCCACCGCGTTGCACCAGCAAAGCAGAGAGTCacgtataaatatatgtatatatatatatataattagACATAGGGTTAGCTGGTTTTCACATATTCTCCGCGCAGGCCTTTGCGCATGCGTGAATGAGCATGCAGAGGACAGCCAGGCGCCAGTCTCGGTGTGTGGATCTGTGGCTTCCAcgccctgcggctgcgtgggCGAGTCTGATTATTCCAGCGTCcagcgagaagcgcagaTCTCTCACTTCTTCGCGGCCGACGAACTCCACGGGCTTTGTGCGGTTCGTAATTGGATTGACGAGAAGCATCGCGTCGACTTGCTCTGCAGCAAACGAGGGGACAACGCACAGGACCTGTGAGCCGATCAGCAAAGCCGCACGCAGAGGGCCCTGTAGACACGGTATTCTTCACGGCGCGAGTGTGGACAAACAGAAAAGAAGCGAGGCGTCATCTGCGCTCcgagccgcctcgctctggGAATGTGTCTTTGTGAGTGAGCTTTGAAAAGTCAAAAAAAGATACGACTGAGTCTCGACGCGGAACCGGGATCGATgtccgcgagggcgaccctaagtctctcctctttttccgGCTAGTCCGCCTCTGGAGTTCTCCCTTTGCATCGGCGTTGGTGCCGATGCGCCTCGTgttgctgcctctcccctTCGGCCCTCGTTCGCTGTCTCTTTCCGTATTTCTCCCTCTCTATCTCTGGACGCACTCGCTGCCGCGTTTTTCTGCATTTCCGGCATCGCTAGCTCCGCCTGCCTGGGCTTCTCACTCTGAGCGCATCCCCCCCCCtttgtcttcttcatcttcctcctTGTTTTcggctcctcgccgcctcttgcgtctccgcgctgcgcggggCGTACCTTGGGTCAGCTTCGTGGTGTATCTCTGGACAACGGCTCGCTTGAAGTCCTGCGGCTCCACGAGTTTGCATCTCTTCACGAAGGATCCGGCTGtgcttcgctctgcgccgcagtcgccgccttctgcggcggcgtggggGGCCCGGGgggtcgcgcgtcgtcgggtctctggcgacgcgcaggtGAAGTAGACCTTCCCGTTGAGCGAGCCGTCATGCTTTCCGCGGCCGGGGTCATCCCACTCGACGCCGAGCCAGAgatccgcttcttcctcgtctgcgcaggcCCCCGAGGAGCTGtcgggcgcagcgagcgaggaggccagCCGCGCCGATGCCCTTCGGCTGTAGCCGTGGACTGCGCCGATGTAGCGCAGGGTGCCCAGGTGCCCCTCGAGGTCCACGACGCGATCGCCcacggtgtacgtacaccgcagcggcagcagagggggcacggctccagcggcggcggcggcgcggcagggctcggctgcacgcgcgtgtctctctgaCAGAGTcccgctctgcggccgcgccgtcgtGTCGCGAACCTCTCCTGTGCCCATCATGGTGATCCGCGGGGCTgaggacgcgaggagagaaagaacgAACAGAAAAGACGGCTACGAGGGGGTCAGATCCTCCACTGAGCAGCCGCAGGAGTCTGCGTTGGGGGGTTGGGTAGCAGCCAGGCGGCGCTCCGCAAGAcagcggaggagaagcggaCGCGAGAGTTGCCGCGAGAGTGGTGGAGGAGGCAAGGACGAAGGCacacagaaaaagaaagcCTTTCGGCAGCGtacgaagagaaaaaggggGTTAATTTAAGCGAAGCTCGATAGCCGACGTCTGCCTGTCCCGCGCAAGCTGGCAGCGGAGCCTGAGAAAAGAGGTGAGGACAGGCACACGCCAGAcgcagcgaaaaaaacgaCCCGATTTAAGTGGACTAAAGTCCTTGGAAGGCCAGAAAAGGCGGCGAGTAACTTGAGTAGATGTTTGAGAAGAATGAAGACGACAGAGGGTGCTCGCCTTCAGTTTGTCTTGTGCGTGATCGCGGCGGCACGCAGTTGTTTGATCTCTGTGAGATGTAAAGGATGGGGCTAGTAGTCTCCCATGGCGTTCACGCGCTGTTTCCTGTTCTTTAACGAATATTCAGAGAAAGACAAGCCTTCAATCTCTCCCTGAAGGTCTGCTGTTTCGTTGACCTTTTCGTTTTCGCTGTTGTTTTTTCTTGTCCATTTTCCACAGCACATGGCGCGTGCCGCCCAGCGAGTGTTGCGCCTCCCGCCTGTGCCGCCCGCGTGAGAAATCGCGTTTCTGCGACGTCTCGCGAGCACTGCATGTGCGGGAGCTGCGAaggacgaagaaaaagaaaaagagaaagccGGTTCTCGAGGGCGCCAGACCAAAGTCCATCTGCCTTCCTGCAAAACTCGCGCGTGAGGCGAAGAGGGGAGAGGCACAAGGTTCTGCTGTCTATACACCTCGCACGCAGAAACGCGATTCTCGCTTGCTCTGCGCTGGGCTAACTTCtttgccctcgcctcgcattttcttttctcttctttcctttcGCTTCGTCTCACCACCTACgtgcttcttttttctttcggcgccgcctggaCTTCTCTATTTtgtggcgcctcgcctcatTTCTCCGCACGGCGCTGGCATCCTCTCCGCGTGCGTATCTCTGCACTCCTCTGTGAGCGCGCAGCTtgtccgcctcgtcttcaaACTTCTCCCTGCAGTCACTCTCTCCTTTATATCTCCTGAGAGCCTCTGAAGCGACGGGACTGCAGCAGGCTCCAGAGTAGGGACTCCTATTCATCAGGCCGCTACGCGCTCCTGATTGATCTCTCCGTTGCCGTTTCTGGTGTGCTGCATTTCGCCTTTTGTTTTGCAAGGTTTACCGGCGGTTCTCCGCGCTTCTTTTTTTCAATTTCTTGTTCTGGCGCACTCCTTGAGAGGTCTGCGGATGTGAGCCGGCGTCCACCTCCCTCTCATGTCCACAaagtcgcggcgcttcgagTGCACAACGAGCGAATCCTCCTGCCTCCCCTTCAAATCTTGTATCTTCTACATCTCTAGCAgccgcttctcttcttcgttgcTCGGTTTTTTTTAggtttccttctctcccctTTCTTCGTGTTTCGTTTCCGCCTGGGGGACTTCCTCGCTtggccttcctcgtcgtccccagggtcgcttccgcgtcttctcgtttctcttctctccagcATGTACCCCTACCCCTCTCCCTACGGAGCTACTCCCTCGATTCTCCCCGCGCTGCAGGGGCCGCCGACTGGCTCGTGCGTGCCTCACAGTGCACCCGGTGAGCGGCGAACTCTTTCGGGCagctctctccgctcttctTCAAGTCGCATGCGTTTGCTTGGGTGTTGTTGGCTCGTTGCTGTCTCTCTTTACCGACTGGCGCGGGGCATACTCGCGATCAgtcgtcgttttctctcttctttttggGACGTTGCCTCCGCACTCTCCTGTCGGCTCTCCGAATTCTCCGCCGTGATCTTTCGTTCTTGAGTCGCCCGAGTTTGTCCTCCCGATTTTTCCGGCGTGGTGTCTCCGTCCGTCCTTCTCGGGGGGGAGTGTCTCTCCCCGTTGAGAGTCTCGCTTTGTGGTTGTTATCCTTAACTTTTGGAtgtctgcaggcggcgtcCCCGGCGCACCGTCGGTCTACTATCCCCCGACGCCTGCGGCACGGGGGCCAGGCGGGGCCCCTGGCGTCGTCCTAGGGCCCCCGACTGGAGCCCCAGCAATccctggcgccgcgaccgcggtcgcggcgccaggggcgGCGGGAGCGTCTGCGGGTGGCATGAGTGGTGCAGGCGTGCAGAGTGTAATGGCCATGGAGGGCGAGGTAAGCAGGCCCGCGTGACGCGCAAGCAAATGCGGCCGATGCTGGAGctcgcacgcagagagaaaaggggCTGCTTCAGGCTCGCTGAATGGACGGGAGTCGACGCAAGGATCGGCTCAAAGCGACAAAGAGAGGACGGGGCTTGTcgcggggcgacgcgagggcggagTTGCGAATCCGGGAGGAGACGGCCAGAAGTGGAGCGGGTTCGCCTTGATCTTTTCGCGTATCGCTTCCGCTCTCGTCACGAAGAGGAGCTTTTCCGTGTCTTGTTTTCCtcgtgcggcgcgcgtggTTGTGGGCGCCCCTGGGGATCCCGCCTCAGGGTGGGCTGAGTGTACCTACAGCTGGGCTGCTGTGCGTGCAAGCCGCTTTCCGTTCTTGCGGTTCGTTTCTCAGGAGGATGGTGGCGACACCTGGGCAGTGAATCGATGCCATCTCCACACGAAGCCACAGCTGCACTGCAAATTCTGCCGCAAATACAAAAGTGAGGAAGATGCTTTATCACGAGGGGTCGACGAATCGCCGCGTTCACtaagcgcggcggctgcaacTCTGTAGCTCTGTACCTCTCGGTGCGCACTTTGAAGGCCCTGGGAGCACGCCGAGTCCACACAAAGGCGAAAAATGCTTCCAAAATCTCGGTTCCAACGCAAAAAGGGACGCATAGAGCTCAACGGCGGGGGCTCTTATTCAAGACAAAGTTAATGCGTGGTGTCTCCTGTGTCGAGACTCGAGCGGGCTGTCCTTCGACTAGAACGACTGGCAACGTGCCGCGGTTCACTGCTAatgcgaggccgcgctgaTTCCTCTC is drawn from Besnoitia besnoiti strain Bb-Ger1 chromosome VI, whole genome shotgun sequence and contains these coding sequences:
- a CDS encoding CAP-Gly domain-containing protein (encoded by transcript BESB_068500), giving the protein MMGTGEVRDTTARPQSGTLSERHARAAEPCRAAAAAGAVPPLLPLRCTYTVGDRVVDLEGHLGTLRYIGAVHGYSRRASARLASSLAAPDSSSGACADEEEADLWLGVEWDDPGRGKHDGSLNGKVYFTCASPETRRRATPRAPHAAAEGGDCGAERSTAGSFVKRCKLVEPQDFKRAVVQRYTTKLTQEQVDAMLLVNPITNRTKPVEFVGREEAEAHFARLHLLNAMSFNGSCAIRSAGPSPRLVLPNLRFLSLSDSLITDWKELLGILRAAPRLQSLSLCGARLQASTLPTALSRRSRTSAELAENNAGEPELSVPPVLSELRDLQLDRTFITWEELLAFDTLAPQLVRLSIRANGFSSSALLPLFAPAARLPAHGAAPSEQRKEDEGAEADANPRCVFHDLEGLDISENILDSWESLFACLIHLPRLTTICAVDCALGDFARVRTSREPGQPPSPAVAETQGEKKDDAQTPELSSAKLLPAAPEGDQASWLGKGGGEVEARERSALSWALSMSEEQRERVTELCLEDNCLDAWETVTWLARLFPRLERLMLQGNPLLVQPSANARDKPAPVAAGFGASSPQRQVMIALFPNLKVLSGGTVSKADRCAAERYTLSLLHRIRRANEEGEFSALPVPLGLVEVLRPPAQGVDQTCSVHEALLDRLTKAHGDFSLGGEFCRGGGAVLASMLIEVFLQPDAAAIFHKLPVKKRVPKSMRVRDLKTLCMRLFGLPVAHTELLYNDGHMPVSTPLDDDAASLDFFGVGDGSVVRVQDKSEAKRP